The sequence CCTGAACGGCTGCCAGCGCCCGAGCACCCCGGCTCCGCCCGTGGTCGGCGCCATCACCACCACGCCGAACCAGGATGAATTCCTGCGCCGTGTGGGCCGGGCCAAGGATCTCATCACCGAGGGCGAGGCAATCCAGATCGTGCTCTCGACCCGCTTCTCGGCTCCGTTCTCAGGCTCCGCCTTTGAACTGTACAGGCGTCTGCGGCAGATCAACCCCTCTCCTTACACCTTCTTCATGTCCTTCGGGGAGTTGACCATCATGGGCTCCTCGCCGGAACTGCTCATCCGCTGTGAGGACGGCCTCTTGCAACTGCGGCCCATCGCCGGAACCCGCGTACGCGGAGCGACAGAGGCCGAGGATCAGGCCTTGGCCGAGGAACTGCTGGCCGACGAGAAAGAGCGGGCCGAGCATGTCATGCTCGTGGACCTGGGCCGCAACGACCTCGGCCGCATCGCCGCCCCCGGCACCGTACACGTCGACAAATACATGCAGGTCGAGCGCTTTTCCCATGTCATGCACCTGACCTCCTACCTCTCGGCCCATCTGGCCGAGGGCCTCGACGCCATCGACGTGCTCAAGGCCGGATTCCCGGCAGGCACCGTCTCCGGCGCTCCCAAGATCCGGGCCATGCAGATCATCGCCGACGAGGAGAAGCTTGATCGCGGCCCCTATGCCGGCGGCATCGGCTGGATCGGCCTCGACCAGGGGCAGGTCAACCTCGACACGGGCATCACCATCCGTTCCCTCTGGGTCGAGAACGGCCAGATCAACTGGCAGGCGGGCGCAGGCCTCGTCTTTGACTCGGATCCCGAAAAGGAATGGCAGGAGTGTCACAACAAGGCCAGGGCAATTCTGAAGGCTATCACCAGCACCGGAGGCGGCGATGATTTTACTGATCGACAACTTTGACTCGTTTACTTTCAACCTGGTTCAGGTTTTCCAATCTTTGGGCGCAAACCCCTTGGTGCTTCGTAACAACGAGCCGGAAATCCTGAACCTGGCCACGGACCCGCGCCTGCGTGGCGCGATCATCTCCCCCGGCCCCAGCCACCCGCGCAACACCGGGCTGTGCCTGCAGTTTCTGGATCTGGTCCCGAAAAGCGTGCCGGTCCTTGGCGTCTGCCTCGGGCACCAGACCCTGGCGCACCACAGCGGCGTGACCGTGGGCTCGGCCCGGCGCATCATGCACGGCAAAACCTCGGATATCCGCCACGCCGGGACCGGCCTCTTTGCGGGGCTGCCAAACCCCATGCAAATCGGGCGCTACCATTCCCTGGCCGTGCATGAGGAAGGACGGACCGACCTGCCCTTCACCGTCACCGCCCGCACCGACCGCGGCGAGGTCATGGCCCTGGCCTTCAGGGATCGCCCCTGGGTCGGCGTGCAGTTCCACCCCGAATCCGTGCTCACGCCGGACGGCCCGAAGCTTCTCAAAAACTTCCTCAGCATGTGCGACACCACGGAGTAAGCCATGAACACCATCAGCCATATCCTCGAACACCTGACCACGGGCGCGGACCTCTCCGCTCCCCAGGCCAAGGAAGCCTTCGACCTCCTGCTGACGGGCGAGGTCTCCCCGGTGCAGGCCGGGGCCTTTTTGATGGGCCTGCGGGCCAAAGGCGAAACCGCCGCCGAGCTCTCGGCCGCCGTGGAAGCGGCACTTAGCCAGGCCCGGCTCATTCCCGGACTCTCGGGCAAGCGCATCGACACCTGCGGCACGGGCGGCGACGGCCAGCACAGCTTCAACTGTTCCACGGCCGTGTCCTTCTTCCTGGCCGACATGGGCTATCAGGTCGTCAAGCACGGCAACCGCGCCGTGTCGAGCAAGTGCGGCAGCGCCGACGTGGTCGAAGACTTGGGTTACCCTCTGGTCACGGAACCCGAGGAGGCGCGGGCGGAGCTGGCGCGACGCAACTTCGTCTTCCTCTTCGCCCCGCATTTCCATCCGGCCTTCAGGCATGTGGGGCCGGTGCGGCAACAGCTTGGCGTGCGCACCATCTTCAACCTCATGGGCCCGCTCCTGAACCCGGCCCTGCCCACGCACCAGATATTGGGCGTGCCGGATTTTCGCTTCGCGCCCATGATCGCCCAGGTCCTGGCGGCCAGAAAGGGCTTGGAGCGCGCGGCCATCGTCCACGGCGCGGGCGGCTTCGACGAACTGACCCCCTGCGGCCCCGGACAGGTCATCTTCATCGAACACGGCGTGATCCGCGAAACAGTCCTCGACCCGGCGGATTTCGGCCTCTCGACCTGCGTGCCGAGGGCTCTGGCCTGCGACAGCAAGGAAGAAGCGCTCAAGCTGCAACGTCAGGTCCTGACGGGAAAAGGCCCCAAATCCCTCCAGGACATGGTCACCCTGAACCTCGGAGTGGCCATCTACCTGCTGGAGGACAATCTGCCCCTGGAGCTGGCCATGGAAATGGCGCAGGCCAAGGTGGAACAGGGACTCTCGCACGGAGTGTGCCATGCTTGAGAAATTCCGCCTGGCCAAGGAAGCGGAAGTCCGGGAGCTCCTGCGCCTGCGCGACGCCGGGCATGTGCATACGCCTTGGGGCCGCCCCCGTCCGGGTTTTGGCGCGGCTCTGACCCGGTCCGGATCATCGGGCATCATCGCCGAGTACAAGCGCGCCTCCCCGTCCAAAGGCGACATCAACGTAAGCGTCACGCCCGCTGAAGCCTGCGCCGGGTACGCCAAGGCCGGGGCCTGCGCTTTGTCCATCCTGACCGAGAGCCGCTATTTCAAGGGCGACCTCTCCTTTCTGGCCGAGGTCGCCGGCCTTGGCCTGCCGCTCTTGCGCAAGGACTTCATCATCCATCCCTTGCAGGTGGAGGCGACCACGGCCACCCCGGCCTCGGCGATCCTGCTCATCGTGCGCATGTTCGAGGATTTGAACAATCTGGCCACGCTGCATACCCTGTGTTTGAAACATGGCCTTGAGCCTGTGGTGGAGGTCTTCGACGAACGCGATCTGGACCGGGCCAAGGAAATCGGGAGCACCATCATCCAGGTCAACAATCGCGACCTGGACACGCTGACCACGGACCTTGGCCGCTGCCTGGACATGGTGCGGCGCAAGGAGGAAGGTGAAATCTGGATCGGGGCCAGCGGCATCGCAACCTTCGAGCAGGTGCGGGAACTCAAAAGCGCTGGCCTGGACGCGCTCCTCATCGGTACGGCGCTCATGCAGCACGGCGATCCCGGCCAGGGTCTGGCCGCGCTGACCGGAGGGAGATCATGATCATCAAGGTTTGCGGCATGACCAGGTCCGAAGACGTCGAATTCTGCGACGCGCTCGGCATTGACCTCCTGGGCTTCATCTTTCATCCTGAGAGCCCCAGAAACATTGCGCCGGAATGGGTCGCCACCCAAAAGCCCGGCCGCGCCCTCAAGACCGGCGTCTTCGTGCGCCAGGGCGTGGAGGAAATCAGCGCCATCGCCAAAGCGTCAGACCTCGACCTGCTGCAACTCCACGGCGGGCACACTCTGGAACAGTGCCGGGACCTCGGACCCGAGCGGGTCATCAAGACCCTATGGCCCCAACGTTATGCGACCACGGAACTCCTGCTCGCGGACATGCTCCTTTTCGCCCCGGTCTGCCGGGCCATTCTGCTCGACAGCGGGACCAGCGGCGGCGGACACGGCACAAGCCTGAGTGCCACCGATCTGCAACGACTCAAATGCCCCCATCCCTGGTATCTGGCCGGGGGCCTCGGGCCGCACAACCTGACGGCCATGAAATTCACCGGCGCGAGCGGCTTCGATCTCAACTCCGGAGTGGAAAACCTTCCCGGAATCAAGGATCATGAGAAAATCCGCACCGCCTTACACATACTGCGAGGAAAACCATGAGCAGAATATCCGACATGCTCCCCCGTCATTTCGGCCCTTACGGCGGCCGCTATGTGCCGGAGATGCTTGTTCCGGCCCTGGAAGAGCTGGAACAGGGCTACCAAAAATACAAGGACGATCCCGAGTTCACGGCCGAACTGACGGACCTGTACCAAAACTACTGCGGCCGCCCCACGCCGCTCTACTTCGCCGAGAACCTGACCCGCGAGCTTGGCGGCTGCAAAATCTACCTGAAGCTCGAAGGGCTGGCACACACCGGCGCGCACAAGATCAACAACGCTCTCGGCCAAGCGCTGCTGGCCAAACGGCTGGGCAAGACCAAGGTCATCGCCGAGACCGGGGCTGGTCAACACGGCCTGGCCTCGGCCACGGTGGCCGCGCGGTTCGGCCTTGAGTGCAGGGTCTTCATGGGCGAGGTGGACGTGCGCCGCCAGTACCCCAACGTCTATGCCATGAAGCTCCTCGGCGCCGAGGTCATCCCGGTCACCGACGGCACTAGAACCCTGAAGGACGCGGTCAACGCCACCCTCAAATACTGGATTCAGAACTTGAAAGACACGCACTACATCCTGGGCTCGGCCCTTGGGCCGTTCCCCTACCCGGTCATCGTGCGCGATTTCCAGTCCGTCATCGGCCGCGAAGCGCGCGCCCAGATCCTGGAACGCGAGGGCAGGCTGCCCAATCATCTGGTAGCCTGCGTGGGCGGCGGCTCCAACTCCATCGGACTCTTCCATCCCTTTCTGCAGGACACGGGCATCCGCTTCCACGGGGCCGAGGCCGGAGGACGAGGCCCTGCCATTGGCGACAATGCGGCCCGCTTCGGCGGTAAACCCAAGGTCGGCATCGTGCAGGGCTACAAGAGCTATTTTCTGCAGGACGAGAGCGGACAGCTGCAGAACACCCATTCGGTCTCGGCGGGCCTCGATTATGCCGGGGTCGGACCGGAGCTGGCCTGGCTGCATGACCAGAACA is a genomic window of Desulfomicrobium baculatum DSM 4028 containing:
- a CDS encoding anthranilate synthase component I family protein, which produces MITLPQQGTWLPADTQTPISLYLTLVREKQGFLLESTEVDGRLGRYSLIGWDYRLILSCSGGKLDVQSYDPRLHALKEFSGQDYVSGLRACLNALTVTGPENLGPLPAVTRSVCGYMAYNMGGIFEPALADRLRPEEGRSIMVLPGKVILFDHLHHRCCYLTLDSTTNLNGCQRPSTPAPPVVGAITTTPNQDEFLRRVGRAKDLITEGEAIQIVLSTRFSAPFSGSAFELYRRLRQINPSPYTFFMSFGELTIMGSSPELLIRCEDGLLQLRPIAGTRVRGATEAEDQALAEELLADEKERAEHVMLVDLGRNDLGRIAAPGTVHVDKYMQVERFSHVMHLTSYLSAHLAEGLDAIDVLKAGFPAGTVSGAPKIRAMQIIADEEKLDRGPYAGGIGWIGLDQGQVNLDTGITIRSLWVENGQINWQAGAGLVFDSDPEKEWQECHNKARAILKAITSTGGGDDFTDRQL
- a CDS encoding anthranilate synthase component II, whose amino-acid sequence is MILLIDNFDSFTFNLVQVFQSLGANPLVLRNNEPEILNLATDPRLRGAIISPGPSHPRNTGLCLQFLDLVPKSVPVLGVCLGHQTLAHHSGVTVGSARRIMHGKTSDIRHAGTGLFAGLPNPMQIGRYHSLAVHEEGRTDLPFTVTARTDRGEVMALAFRDRPWVGVQFHPESVLTPDGPKLLKNFLSMCDTTE
- the trpD gene encoding anthranilate phosphoribosyltransferase codes for the protein MNTISHILEHLTTGADLSAPQAKEAFDLLLTGEVSPVQAGAFLMGLRAKGETAAELSAAVEAALSQARLIPGLSGKRIDTCGTGGDGQHSFNCSTAVSFFLADMGYQVVKHGNRAVSSKCGSADVVEDLGYPLVTEPEEARAELARRNFVFLFAPHFHPAFRHVGPVRQQLGVRTIFNLMGPLLNPALPTHQILGVPDFRFAPMIAQVLAARKGLERAAIVHGAGGFDELTPCGPGQVIFIEHGVIRETVLDPADFGLSTCVPRALACDSKEEALKLQRQVLTGKGPKSLQDMVTLNLGVAIYLLEDNLPLELAMEMAQAKVEQGLSHGVCHA
- a CDS encoding indole-3-glycerol-phosphate synthase codes for the protein MLEKFRLAKEAEVRELLRLRDAGHVHTPWGRPRPGFGAALTRSGSSGIIAEYKRASPSKGDINVSVTPAEACAGYAKAGACALSILTESRYFKGDLSFLAEVAGLGLPLLRKDFIIHPLQVEATTATPASAILLIVRMFEDLNNLATLHTLCLKHGLEPVVEVFDERDLDRAKEIGSTIIQVNNRDLDTLTTDLGRCLDMVRRKEEGEIWIGASGIATFEQVRELKSAGLDALLIGTALMQHGDPGQGLAALTGGRS
- a CDS encoding phosphoribosylanthranilate isomerase, whose protein sequence is MIIKVCGMTRSEDVEFCDALGIDLLGFIFHPESPRNIAPEWVATQKPGRALKTGVFVRQGVEEISAIAKASDLDLLQLHGGHTLEQCRDLGPERVIKTLWPQRYATTELLLADMLLFAPVCRAILLDSGTSGGGHGTSLSATDLQRLKCPHPWYLAGGLGPHNLTAMKFTGASGFDLNSGVENLPGIKDHEKIRTALHILRGKP
- the trpB gene encoding tryptophan synthase subunit beta: MSRISDMLPRHFGPYGGRYVPEMLVPALEELEQGYQKYKDDPEFTAELTDLYQNYCGRPTPLYFAENLTRELGGCKIYLKLEGLAHTGAHKINNALGQALLAKRLGKTKVIAETGAGQHGLASATVAARFGLECRVFMGEVDVRRQYPNVYAMKLLGAEVIPVTDGTRTLKDAVNATLKYWIQNLKDTHYILGSALGPFPYPVIVRDFQSVIGREARAQILEREGRLPNHLVACVGGGSNSIGLFHPFLQDTGIRFHGAEAGGRGPAIGDNAARFGGKPKVGIVQGYKSYFLQDESGQLQNTHSVSAGLDYAGVGPELAWLHDQNIIEFAPITDVKALDAFKRLTRLEGIIPALESSHAVARAIELAPTLPKDEIMIVNISGRGDKDIFITAMELDRENWIAFLENEVRHGK